One Spirochaeta africana DSM 8902 genomic window carries:
- the trmB gene encoding tRNA (guanosine(46)-N7)-methyltransferase TrmB, with protein MTHIKSYVIRQARMSDSQRRHLEEHLHKYRLDYRPDDRSLGGILPSACPVVVEIGFGMGDATAELALADPETLFIGIEVHRPGIGKLVRAIEESDIHNIRIIQHDAVEVLRDMVPPDSLDGIHVFFPDPWQKKRHHKRRLLQAGFVHEAAARLKPGGYLYAVTDWEDYAEQILQVCSHEPLLENQADGFHPPLSWRPNTAFERKGLEKDHRIREVFFRKKRP; from the coding sequence ATGACCCACATCAAGAGCTATGTCATTCGTCAGGCACGTATGAGCGACAGCCAGCGCCGCCATCTCGAGGAACATCTGCATAAGTATCGTCTTGATTACCGACCCGATGACCGCAGCCTCGGCGGAATATTGCCGTCCGCCTGCCCGGTCGTTGTCGAGATCGGTTTCGGGATGGGGGATGCGACAGCTGAACTCGCCCTGGCAGATCCCGAAACACTGTTTATCGGCATAGAGGTTCATCGACCGGGCATTGGCAAACTGGTTCGTGCAATCGAGGAATCAGATATTCACAACATCCGCATCATCCAGCACGATGCGGTCGAGGTACTGCGAGATATGGTTCCCCCGGACAGTCTGGATGGCATCCATGTGTTTTTTCCGGACCCCTGGCAAAAAAAGCGACATCATAAGCGTCGTCTGCTGCAGGCTGGCTTCGTTCATGAAGCAGCAGCAAGACTGAAGCCGGGCGGGTATCTCTATGCAGTTACCGACTGGGAAGACTACGCCGAGCAGATACTGCAGGTCTGCAGTCATGAACCCCTGCTGGAAAACCAGGCGGACGGCTTCCATCCACCGCTCTCCTGGCGACCGAACACCGCCTTCGAACGTAAAGGGCTGGAAAAGGATCACCGCATCCGCGAGGTATTCTTTCGCAAAAAGCGCCCCTGA